In one Lolium rigidum isolate FL_2022 chromosome 3, APGP_CSIRO_Lrig_0.1, whole genome shotgun sequence genomic region, the following are encoded:
- the LOC124702754 gene encoding abasic site processing protein HMCES — MCGRARCTLSPAQAARAFGFPSTTTAGGAGGGGGEDAPAVPTLQMDRFRPSYNVSPGAYLPVGAVRARARGNDGDGGGGAEEHVPVIQCMKWGLVPSFTGKNEKLDHFRMFNARSESIKEKASFRRLIPKNRCLVAVEGFFEWKKDGSKKQPYYIYFQDQRPLVFAALFDTWKNSEGESLHTFTILTTRSSTSLGWLHDRMPVILGDKYSVNAWLHNSSLKLEEITVPYEGADLVWYPVTTAMGKPSFNGPECIEEVQIRPSGRPISEFFMKKSAAHGQSVKPDKTSPEVAETQASRTAKEDCELGENQLDKADKQQPAEKECSSAVKDESVTLEPQTFYTTHNIKREDVLELNQKQDTSGIKRKIQDTEVKAETKTENAGRSTVGPVKRKEKGPKTASDGQASLLSFFAKK, encoded by the exons ATGTGCGGCCGGGCCAGGTGTACCCTCAGTCCGGCGCAGGCCGCCAGGGCTTTCGGTTTCCCAAGCACCACTACCGCCgggggagcgggcggcggcggcggagaagacgcTCCCGCGGTGCCGACGCTCCAGATGGATAG GTTTCGGCCGTCGTATAACGTGTCGCCCGGGGCGTACCTCCCGGTTGGGGCCGTGCGTGCGCGTGCGCGGGGCAACgacggagatggaggaggaggcgcggaggAGCACGTGCCAGTTATCCAGTGCATGAAGTGGGGGCTTGTACCCAGCTTCACAGGCAAGAACGAGAAACTCGACCATTTCAGGATG TTCAATGCTAGATCAGAGTCTATAAAGGAAAAGGCTTCATTTCGGCGACTTATCCCGAAGAATAGGTGTCTTGTTGCAGTAGAAGG GTTCTTTGAGTGGAAAAAGGATGGATCAAAAAAGCAACCATATTACATTTATTTCCAAGATCAGAGGCCTCTTGTTTTTGCTGCTCTGTTTGACACATGGAAAAATTCAGAAG GAGAAAGCCTTCACACATTTACCATTTTGACTACTCGTTCATCAACTTCATTGGGATGGCTTCATG ATAGAATGCCTGTGATCTTGGGTGATAAATACTCTGTTAATGCTTGGTTGCACAATTCATCTCTGAAGCTTGAAGAAATTACTGTACCATATGAAGGAGCTGATCTA GTTTGGTATCCAGTGACAACTGCAATGGGCAAACCTTCTTTTAATGGCCCCGAGTGCATCGAAGAG GTACAAATAAGGCCTAGCGGAAGGCCTATTTCAGAATTCTTCATGAAGAAATCAGCTGCACATGGGCAATCAGTGAAGCCTGATAAGACTTCACCAGAGGTTGCAGAAACACAAGCATCCAGAACTGCAAAAGAGGACTGCGAACTGGGAGAAAATCAACTAGACAAAGCAGACAAACAGCAGCCTGCAGAGAAGGAGTGTTCTAGTGCAGTTAAGGATGAATCTGTTACTTTGGAACCACAAACTTTTTATACTACTCATAACATTAAGAGAGAAGATGTTCTGGAATTAAACCAGAAACAAGATACTTCCGGAATCAAGAGGAAGATCCAGGACACTGAAGTCAAAGCAGAGACGAAGACAGAGAACGCTGGTAGATCGACCGTTGGTCCTgttaaaaggaaagaaaaaggccCAAAAACTGCTTCAGATGGACAAGCGTCACTGCTATCCTTTTTCGCAAAGAAGTAG
- the LOC124702755 gene encoding secretory carrier-associated membrane protein 4 — MAGRSRYDNPFEEGGTDEVNPFADKATRGAPAAQSSHSGGSFYTTQSRPTPPSNTRLSPLPPEPADFYNDFSSPVDIPMDTGKDMKTREKELLAKEAELSRREKDIKRREEAAARAGIVIEEKNWPPFFPIIHHDINNEIPVHLQRTQYVAFASLLGLVLCLFWNIVCVTAAWIKGEGPKIWFLAIIYFILGCPGAYYLWYRPLYRAMRNGSALRFGWFFLFYLVHIAFCVYAAVSPSILFVGKSLTGIFPAISLIGKSVIVGIFYFLGFAIFCLESLLSMWVIQRVYHYFRGSGKDAQMKREAARGAARAAF; from the exons ATGGCGGGGAGGTCGAGGTATGACAACCCTTTCGAGGAGGGCGGCACCGACGAGGTCAACCCTTTCGCG GACAAAGCTACTAGGGGAGCACCAGCTGCTCAATCCAGTCATTCTGGAGGTTCATTCTACACAACG CAGTCACGACCTACTCCTCCCAGCAACACCCGCCTTTCGCCTCTTCCTCCTGAGCCGGCCGACTTCTATAATGACTTCTCCTCCCCAGTGGACATTCCAATGGACACAGGCAAG GATATGAAGACAAGAGAGAAGGAGCTTCTGGCAAAGGAGGCCGAGCTAAGCAGGCGAGAGAAG GACATCAAACGGAGGGAAGAGGCTGCAGCGCGAG CTGGCATTGTCATAGAAGAAAAAAACTGGCCACCATTTTTCCCCATCATTCATCATGACATCAACAATGAGATACCTGTGCACCTTCAAAGGACACAGTATGTCGCCTTCGCATCGCTTTTGG GGTTGGTCCTGTGCCTGTTTTGGAACATAGTCTGTGTTACTGCTGCTTGGATTAAAGGGGAAG GTCCCAAGATCTGGTTTCTTGCAATCATCTACTTCATTCTTGGTTGCCCAGGTGCCTATTATCTTTGGTACCGACCACTTTACCGCGCCATGAG GAATGGTAGTGCTCTGAGGTTTGGATGGTTTTTTCTGTTCTACTTG GTTCATATTGCTTTCTGCGTGTACGCAGCTGTTTCTCCTTCCATTCTATTCGTTGGAAAATCACTGAC AGGGATTTTCCCCGCGATCAGCTTAATAGGCAAAAGTGTCATAGTCGGG ATTTTCTACTTTCTTGGCTTTGCAATCTTCTGCCTCGAGTCGTTGCTAAGCATGTGGGTCATTCAG CGTGTGTATCACTACTTCCGTGGAAGCGGGAAAGATGCACAGATGAAGCGTGAGGCAGCACGCGGCGCAGCAAGGGCAGCATTTTGA
- the LOC124695867 gene encoding secretory carrier-associated membrane protein 4-like — protein MAGKWRQDNPFEEVEIEVNPFSVRSRASSCRITPLPPEPVNFYNDIGAPVNMPLDTKKDLKKKEKELLAKEAELNKREQEIKRREEALERAGVRIEPKNWPPFFPLIHVDISNDIPVHLQRVQYVAFASLLGLIICLFWNFICVTAVWIIGDGPKIWFLAIIYFVTGVPGAYYCWYRPLYRAMRKESAFRYGWFFMFYFFHICFCVFASVAPSILFVGRSLAGIFQALSVITYSATVGIFYFIGFTLFVLEALLSIWVMQKVYWYFRGSGKEAEMRPDAASRRPPF, from the exons ATGGCGGGGAAGTGGAGGCAGGACAACCCGTTCGAGGAGGTCGAGATCGAGGTCAACCCTTTCTCGGTACGTTCCAGAGCTTCCTCTTGCCGCATAAC CCCACTCCCTCCGGAACCAGTTAATTTCTACAATGACATTGGCGCACCAGTAAATATGCCTCTTGATACCAAAAAG GACCtgaagaaaaaagagaaagaacTTTTGGCTAAAGAGGCTGAGCTGAACAAGAGAGAGCAG GAGATAAAACGAAGGGAAGAAGCTCTTGAAAGAG CCGGAGTTCGCATAGAGCCTAAAAATTGGCCACCATTCTTCCCCCTCATTCATGTGGATATTTCAAACGACATACCTGTGCACTTGCAGCGAGTGCAATATGTTGCATTTGCATCGCTCCTAG GTTTGATTATATGCCTCTTCTGGAACTTCATATGTGTTACTGCTGTCTGGATTATAGGCGACG GCCCTAAGATCTGGTTCCTGGCAATCATATATTTCGTTACTGGAGTTCCAGGTGCCTATTATTGTTGGTACCGACCTCTATATCGTGCGATGAG GAAAGAGAGTGCGTTCAGATACGGATGGTTCTTCATGTTCTATTTT TTTCACATTTGTTTTTGTGTATTTGCATCTGTTGCGCCGTCAATTCTGTTTGTGGGACGTTCACTGGC AGGAATTTTTCAAGCACTCAGCGTAATAACGTACAGCGCTACGGTTGGG ATATTCTACTTCATTGGTTTCACCTTGTTTGTCCTGGAAGCGTTGCTGAGCATATGGGTCATGCAG AAAGTATACTGGTATTTCCGCGGAAGCGGGAAGGAGGCGGAGATGAGGCCTGATGCGGCATCGCGCCGTCCACCCTTTTGA